Proteins encoded within one genomic window of Brassica rapa cultivar Chiifu-401-42 chromosome A09, CAAS_Brap_v3.01, whole genome shotgun sequence:
- the LOC103843210 gene encoding stigma-specific STIG1-like protein 1 — MNTFKISYFVVVLIMVMAIAITLSEPLRVEANHRNRYGQLIAATRGKKGGNRTSAMTCDKSPKVCRLKGSPGRDCCRKRCVNLRTNKLNCGRCGKSCQYSEICCNGYCVNPMFDKRHCGGCFKKCNKGRSCAYGMCSYA; from the coding sequence ATGAATACATTCAAGATATCTTATTTCGTTGTGGTACTCATAATGGTCATGGCCATTGCTATAACACTTAGCGAACCGCTAAGGGTTGAGGCGAACCACCGAAACAGATATGGTCAGTTGATAGCCGCTACACGAGGGAAAAAAGGTGGGAACCGTACAAGTGCGATGACGTGTGATAAAAGCCCTAAAGTATGTCGTCTCAAAGGCAGTCCAGGTCGTGATTGTTGTCGTAAGAGGTGTGTCAACTTAAGGACCAACAAACTGAACTGCGGAAGATGTGGAAAAAGCTGTCAATACTCAGAAATTTGTTGCAATGGATACTGTGTAAACCCGATGTTTGATAAGAGACATTGTGGAGGTTGCTTTAAGAAGTGCAACAAAGGGAGATCGTGTGCATATGGGATGTGCAGCTATGCTTGA